From the genome of Pseudarthrobacter psychrotolerans, one region includes:
- a CDS encoding DUF2637 domain-containing protein, whose amino-acid sequence MTPGIDRKTDRINPDSMATLWLTVCLVGFLAVASFMVSFTGLHEVAAWAGLPVWLRWAVPVFIDVAILAYTLAVLIHRHRGERTWASWISLGGFTVFSMVANAAHALSIPHPDFGQQIIGAAIASLAPLAVFAATEQLGRLVIGRPDAGEPAAKLTVGSVGTAPDGPGSGGEPLPEAEIAHVPATWLAAESTAGEAVRASLPVTQDEPAVPVPVGAATAPSTESVPAVPAETSSDGLTSHVAPVPALNVSPRPSLSVVGRKPKAMDLEQWVGAQLSAGTQPTGKAAAKFLNVSERTGRTRLNDLKATQPALFAGAVLKEGTNA is encoded by the coding sequence ATGACGCCCGGGATAGATCGTAAGACTGACCGGATCAATCCGGATTCCATGGCCACTCTGTGGCTGACCGTTTGCCTCGTCGGGTTCCTGGCTGTGGCCTCGTTCATGGTCTCCTTTACTGGTCTGCATGAGGTCGCGGCGTGGGCCGGATTGCCGGTCTGGCTGCGCTGGGCTGTCCCGGTGTTCATCGACGTCGCAATCCTTGCCTACACGCTGGCGGTGTTGATCCACCGGCACCGCGGGGAGCGGACGTGGGCGTCCTGGATTTCCTTGGGCGGGTTCACGGTGTTTTCCATGGTGGCCAATGCGGCCCACGCGTTGTCGATCCCGCACCCGGACTTCGGTCAGCAGATCATTGGTGCGGCGATTGCTTCACTGGCTCCGCTGGCCGTGTTTGCAGCTACAGAGCAGCTGGGCCGTTTGGTGATCGGCAGGCCGGACGCAGGGGAGCCTGCCGCCAAACTGACCGTAGGGTCTGTCGGCACTGCACCGGATGGCCCTGGTAGCGGTGGTGAGCCTCTGCCCGAGGCTGAGATAGCCCATGTGCCGGCTACATGGCTTGCCGCCGAAAGCACAGCTGGTGAGGCCGTACGGGCGTCCCTGCCCGTCACACAGGATGAGCCTGCCGTGCCTGTTCCTGTTGGTGCCGCCACTGCGCCGTCCACGGAATCAGTTCCCGCAGTACCGGCTGAAACCTCCAGCGATGGGCTGACGTCCCATGTTGCCCCTGTTCCTGCCCTTAATGTTTCACCCCGGCCTTCTCTGAGTGTTGTCGGGCGGAAGCCGAAGGCTATGGATCTGGAGCAATGGGTGGGCGCCCAGCTGAGCGCCGGCACCCAGCCGACGGGCAAGGCCGCCGCGAAATTCCTGAACGTCTCTGAACGGACCGGGCGGACCCGCCTCAACGATTTGAAAGCCACCCAGCCTGCCCTGTTTGCCGGTGCAGTGTTGAAGGAAGGTACCAACGCGTGA
- a CDS encoding alpha/beta fold hydrolase, which produces MLTTRLGLVCLAFLVPTAALSGFAVVMARKVVKRGPKDYRRAELTDDGRGIRIDLDDYTKAPGDFGVFDPAAASYTRVGEVTLIDEDQKCVERRIDPPGSGPECLGPLVDWTPDVFFEPSAVGGRYEEVDIPTSYGAAPAWLFERENTDVWVIHIHGSWTDRAIMFRDVHAFSPLGFTSLVPSFRSDPEVSPPQAESSHLGQTEWHDVESAVAYAVAHGARRIILSGWSMGGTIALLTAERSAYREQIAGIVLVGPVTSWRKTITAGAVRAGVPAIGAGLVVRLLQAPLFAKMLGLQEPIDFDALEWVDVPDRVAVPTLVLHSKADQEVPWEISAAFQRANPGTVTLIPLPEAHHTQEWNASPHAFTSQLTGWVNRTIATGQS; this is translated from the coding sequence ATGCTGACAACACGGCTTGGCCTGGTCTGCCTGGCGTTCCTTGTACCGACTGCAGCGCTATCTGGGTTCGCGGTTGTCATGGCCCGCAAGGTCGTTAAGCGGGGCCCAAAGGACTACCGCCGAGCCGAATTGACAGATGACGGACGAGGAATCCGCATCGATCTGGACGACTACACCAAAGCCCCGGGCGACTTTGGGGTGTTCGACCCTGCGGCCGCGAGCTACACGAGAGTCGGCGAGGTTACGCTGATCGATGAGGATCAAAAGTGCGTGGAGCGGCGGATCGATCCGCCTGGCTCCGGTCCGGAATGTCTGGGACCACTGGTCGATTGGACCCCCGATGTGTTCTTCGAACCGTCTGCGGTCGGCGGACGCTACGAAGAGGTGGACATCCCCACCTCCTACGGTGCGGCGCCGGCATGGCTTTTCGAACGTGAGAACACCGACGTATGGGTGATCCATATCCATGGAAGCTGGACCGACCGCGCGATCATGTTCCGCGACGTGCACGCTTTCAGTCCCTTGGGATTCACCTCCCTGGTCCCCTCATTTCGCAGCGACCCGGAGGTCAGCCCGCCACAGGCCGAGTCGAGCCACCTGGGGCAAACCGAATGGCATGACGTGGAAAGCGCCGTGGCCTACGCCGTAGCTCATGGGGCCAGACGGATCATCCTCTCCGGCTGGTCAATGGGCGGGACCATTGCCCTGCTTACGGCGGAGCGCAGCGCATATCGGGAGCAGATCGCAGGGATTGTTTTGGTGGGGCCCGTCACGAGCTGGCGTAAGACCATCACAGCAGGGGCGGTGCGGGCCGGCGTACCGGCGATCGGGGCCGGGCTCGTCGTGCGTCTTTTGCAGGCTCCCCTATTTGCGAAGATGCTCGGGCTACAGGAGCCGATCGACTTCGATGCACTTGAATGGGTCGATGTGCCTGACCGGGTGGCCGTCCCGACGCTGGTCTTGCACTCCAAAGCGGACCAAGAAGTTCCCTGGGAGATCTCGGCCGCGTTCCAACGGGCGAATCCTGGCACCGTCACCCTGATTCCGTTACCTGAGGCGCATCATACTCAGGAGTGGAACGCATCGCCTCACGCTTTTACCAGCCAACTGACCGGATGGGTCAACAGGACGATCGCGACTGGCCAAAGCTAG